The DNA window ACATATATCCATATAAACTCCAAATAAACCATACATCTCAAGTTCTAGGTCATGGAGGAGTTATCCTGGTGAGAATAACTAATGTCCtagatgatttatttatttatttatattatgtttgaattaCATTTGGCTATTCATCCTAATATCTTTTTGCAACATTTGATGAGTTTCTTATTCTAGGGCTTTGTTTGGCAAACCATGCCTACAATATGGATCAATTAAGAGAGCTAATGCATAATCAGTTTCATTGAAATGTATAGTAGAAATAGAGTATACATCTTTTCCCAACTATCAATGATCTTCAAGCTGGGGCATGTTAACATTTATGGTTGCTTTACcaaaataaatagaaagaaaGGTCCTGCTGCTCTGACTGGAGCAGCTGTTTTCGGAACCTGTTTGCATTGTGCTGTTGTCCGTGTGCTAATAAATTATTCGTGTGACACAAGTTTAAGAGTAGATAATGCTAGTGGTATTCCTGTGCTCCTATATTCTCTGATATAGAATATAGGAGAACCAAGTTCCTTGATGAACATGTGAAAGTTGATCAGAGTGTAGAATATGAATGTATATCAGGTTTTCAATAGAGAAAAATTGAATAGAATGTTTTTTCCTTATACTTATAACCTAACAAGAGATATATACAGGCTTGACATATCCATTTTATGCTTCAGAAATCTCTGATTGATTCATTTAGTAAAGTGGTAATGATTATCACACTGCTGGATGCAGGGAACTTTTGTTGAAGGCGTTAAAGATGAAATTGTATTATCCCCTGCTCATGCTCTGTCTCTTATTGCTGCTGGAGAAGGTAAAATTCTAATCATATTTAATCTCAAAGGTTATTGAGTACATTTATATATCAAGCCCCCAACTTCAAGAGATGGCTGGCTCTCTTAGGGAATGTCCACACTCTATGTTAAAGCTGGTAGCAATCTACATGCAAACGACCAGGCAGTGCAAAGCTACGTCTTTTGTGATTTTCTTAAGTTTTTTCCTCATGAGAAGCTTTTACTACAAGTCTACAACTGTTGGATTATGAACACTGTGGAAACTAAAACCAAGGTTCTTTGTTCTGCCTATTCTCGAGAGTGTTGggcacataaatttaaaacaaaaatatctcaTGATGCTGGTCTTCTTgtacttaatttaatttgaagCTAAGCCCGGATTGTCATTAATTTCTTCTAATAAAATTGTTACTCTAAGTTTCACCTTACATGGAAGTCAACTTCTAACTCTGGAAGGTAAATTCAACATACAAATATCACTGGTCACTTCCCATACAACAAGGTCATTGGGTATTTGCATACTTGTCGTGAACATGGATTTGACAAGAAACGTTAGGAAGTTGGAATATATCATACAGAGTATTCTTTTGCTCTCTAATCCTAGGATAGCCTAAGATGAATCAGGGATATATATATGCTACATACTTGAGATTTACTTGGCACCTTTTTTCTCTTATTGCTCTGTCCCTCTCACTATGACAGTGACTTGTGGACAACACTAGATAAACTGGATACATGCCTGGGATATTGCTACTGGGGCTCGTActcttatttcttttgtaaCTGTTCCTTGCTTCATTCCCAACTTACTAGAGCTTTCTACAACAGAACACAGGCATGTTGGCTCTACAAATTTCAATTTACATAGCAGCAGGAGCCATACAATATTTACACTGGTAAGTGGACAACACTGACTTCTAGGCTAGACAGTTCTTTCATTAAATCCATTAGCATGGgtttcttcttcatttcttcaacTGGTTGGGGATAACAGGATGAGGTATCTACTTAAAATTTGCTTCCCAAATCTACCCATATATTTGGGAAGCAAATTTTAAGTAGATACCTTTTGCACATAAACCTGAAGCGGCAATGTTAATGGATAGATATTATAACTTCCAACTTAAATGTTTATTGGTGCTCTGGTCTGCTTATATGCCTTATCATGTATGTGCAACTGTTCTTCCAATAGACTGTTGAGAGCAGCCCTTTTGGTGAAAACTGTGGAGGCGAAGCTGTTAGCTTGTCACAATTGGTATATTCTTATGCAATTTTCTTCCGGAAGGATTGACAACTAATGTTGTTAATTAACCATCCTATTTGTTTGCATACATGTGCAGCATCTAATTGATTTAGCAGGTTCTGAGAGCTCCAAAGCTGAAACTATTGGTGTGCGCCGAAGAGAAGGATCTTACATTAACAAAAGTTTGCTTACTCTTGGAACTGTGAGTTTACAACCATCAATTGTGTACACAATTTCTTTTCAGCAACTATATATCATATTGATCTACCAACTAATTATCTCCTCTATATATAGTTGCCTTCTATGTCATTAAACTCACTATTTCAAATGTTGTTTTTATAGTTATTCTTTtccatttaattttttcattattgtGTTCATATATTTGTGAATTTAAATTTGGAAGGAATACATGGAGACCTGAGAGGTgaagaatatttaatatttgcgtgtttcatataatttaatgatGACTAATAATTTCAGGCTGGTTGTTTGATCTCCAGATATTCATAAAAACTACTCTCTTTTTTGGGAAGATAACAATTGCTTCAGCCTTTGTCTAGGTGTTACCCTCACTGCACATTATCCTATTTGTTACTAGCATTGACCAGTATCTAGCATCTTATTATAAAGTTATGTTCTTCTCAAGTGATTCACCGATGTTACCTTCTTCCATGTATGCTAATTATGCATTGATTAATTTCTGAGAATTATTAATGAATGTTTCATGTTTTTTCAGTATGTGACTATAACTAGAGCTATCTGTCTAAAGGAATACTAAAATGTTCTAGTAATTTGTTGCATTGGCATTTATTTCTAAGAAAATCAagagattaattatttgtttagttATATTTTCATAGAAGGATGCCTGTGAATGTTGTTCTCTTCTTGCATGTTATCCCAGTTTTATGTATAACTGCCTATGTAAAACACTAACTAACCTGGGCAGAATTGGCTTGACAAAAATGGTGCTATctagtttttaaataacttgCAGCTTGAAACATTCTCTACATTCCTTAGACCTACTTCTGATTTAGgttctcaaatatatatttttgttccACCACTCTTTAATTGGTATAATAGGTTGAGGATGACTCCTGACAATTATGTTTATACTGCAGACAATGTGGAGGTGTATGTGTATGATGTAATCCCTATTGATTAGCTGGCCAAAGTacttaaaatatcatttttactaTGTTGGATTTATCCTGATGAATAAACTGTCTATTGACAGGTCATATCAAAATTAACCGATGGGAGAGCATCACATGTACCATATAGGGACTCCAAATTAACTAGGCTTCTTCAGTCTTCATTAAGTGGTCATGGCCGTGTATCTGTAAGCCTCACTGTCTATCAATTGCACAAAGAAAAGCATTTTCGAGTCCATACTCGAGTAAACATATTCTTATGCAAAAACCTACTAGATTTGaatatattaagatttttttgaaGAATATATTTCTTTAGTTTCAACATGATTTAAATGACAAATTCAAATGACCATCACAAAAAGCTCATCTTCAATTGACTCAAATCATCCTTTGTGTCTAAATCAACTCTGTGGTGCTGAACGTCTAAAACATCATTCATGGCTTATCACCCCCTTAGCTATTAAGTctattatatttacaaaaaactTGAAACACCAATTGAGCTTTAAATTGGCACATTTTCCCCATTAAAAATGTTCAATTGGTTCAAGACACATTTTGTCTACGTCAAGTAATCAACTACGTGGTTAGATAGTGGACATGTATATTTTTAGAGAGTTTCAAAACCTATCTCACTGGTTCCAACCCAACCTCCCTTAGCCTCTCTGCCTACCAACTTACTCCAGATGGAACCACCACCACCATCATCTTCCTTCCCCCTTTTCCCTCTCTTTATTTGTAAGGAAAATGATGAGCATGATATTCGAGAATATTCCCAGGGGCAGAAGAAAATAACCTAACAGGGAAGTAACACCAAAAAAGGTTTCCAAGAAATTTATCTCTATAGGATGACGTTTGAGTTGAATAAGTTTGATAGGCAATATGAGCATGGTTCAATGTTAAATAGGTGTTTGAGCCTTTTCCATGATAAAAAGAAAGATGTATACCTTTGCttgtgataataattttatgattgaAGTTGGAGGGTCATGGCGGTGACTGTGAATGCTGTGCTAGTCTCCTacatgattaaattaaaaaaagaagtaatTTTATGACTCTTGTACCATTTTGACTTTACAGCTCATTTGCACTGTTACTCCCTCCTCAAGTAGTACTGAGGAGACCCACAACACACTGAAGTTTGCTCACCGTGCAAAGCATATAGAAGTCCTAGCGGCACAAAATAAGGTAGGGACTATTCTTACTCTtcattttaaaagttgttatcAGGTTCataactaattctataaattcccAGATAATTGATGAAAAATCTCTCATCAAGAAATACCAAAATGAGATACGCTGTTTGAAGGAAGAGCTAGAACAACTAAAGAGGGTTGTCTCAGTTCCTCAACTACATGAAGCAGGAGAAGATGACATTGAGCTCTTGAAACAGAAGGTACCCTTTTGCCCATTGACATTTATTATTCCCTTGTGACCTTAAAGGTTAATGTTCCATTGCACTTTCTGACTAGTTAGATTAGATTCTCTGACAGTATACTACGTCTTTGAATGGATTTTGACTTGGTAAATATACTTTTTCCCTTTTATGTTCTGCATCATGTCTTTGCTACTAATTGAATCATTTTTTGTATCtataacttaatattattagtatataaCTTTCCCTAAAGGCTGAAGCATTAGAGCTTTCTATTGTCTGAAATATTGGTTTCCAATTTAAGTGGTATCtataacttaatattattagtatataaCTGTTTGAATgtttcataaacaaattttggAGTTCCATTAGTGCCTGGTTTTGTGGAGAGTAAGAGAGTGGTAGGTGCCAGTTACATTCAAATTAGATGTATCCTCCTATACCACTGCAGTCTTACATTTATCATTGACATTCAATAGAATCACATGCGTAGATATTATAATTCTGCTATAACAAGTCAAAACTTTTGAACTTAAATGACTTGAGGATGTTTTTCTTGCAACTTAAGTTCGAAGATGGTCAAGTCAAGATGCAGTCAAGAttagaagaggaagaggaaacCAAAGGTGCATTATTAACCAGAATACAACGTCTAACAAAGTTAATCTTGGTGTCCACAAAAGATACGCAGTCACCAAGGCTTCCACACCGTGCTGGTCCAAGGAGAAGGCATTCATTTGGTGAAGAAGAGGTATCATAATGCAATCATGCCccttctttcttaatttttatctgtttttcatcttcttcatcccAGCATTATTGAAATGTGCACAACCTACTTACTAAGTCATGGTTGTATTTTTGAAAGATGGTACTCTCTTGGTCAAACTTAATGTCCTAGGTCCATCCACTTTCTGTTTGTGTGTGTAGTATATTGCTTGATTTGGCTTTTCAGATAGCTGTAGAGGATTTTCTGTCATAAGGCAGATTCTATAGTTAAAATACTTGTTAGTTTACagaaatcataaaatttaaGGACTAAATCATGattgttcttgtttttgtacagtattttttatgttatttgtgTACTTGTCTTATTCGTAGTGAAATaacattttgatgatgtttatcTGAATCTCTGTCGTTTCTGGACTGCATTAAGTGTAAAGGTTTGCATATATCTGTATCATTGATTGATCTAGATAGAATACTAAAGGGTCTCTAACATGAATGGTTGCCCACAGTGGTGGAAGAAATAATTATGAATGTAATAGGTAATTGGTGGTGTAATTGTAATAGTCCGTTAACAAATTTCTTGCATATTTACCATAATGATATTTATGGTggttaatcattattttttctatattagTCTAAACAACTTGACAATCACCAACTGTATTTAACTTGCAGCTTGCATACCTCCCTCATAGAAGACGGGACCTGATTTTGGAAGAGGAGAACATAGATGTGTATGTTTCTGTTGATGGGAATGTTGAAACTCCAGATGATACAGCGAAGGAGGATAAAAGAGCCCGGAAGAACGGGCTTCTAAACTGGTTAAAGCCACGTGTAAGTTGATTATGCAGAttcaaacatattaatatttcttaaaaatattagatattgaGTGAAAAATTTCTTGCTTAAAATTTCTTGCATAAAATTTTCTGTTAATAATCAATGGAATATCAACTGATTACATTATGATTTCCCAGAAGCGAGATAGTGGTGTAGGCACCTTGGCAAGCGCAAGTGATAAATCAAGTGGATTCAAGTCTGTTAGTACGCCTTCAACTCCTAAAGCAGAAAGTGTTAATCTTCCAAGCGAATCTTGCCTATCAAATTCTCATCTCTCAGAGAGCGCCGCAGCAGATCCTTTGGAGGCCAGACCTCATAGTTTTGATGATACTCCAGCGGTATGAAACAATCACTGTTTTTTCAGTTCAAATCAACAAATGTTCTGATCATACTTACTGATTACAGCTAGAGCATGTAAGGCCAtatttgatgtgggttatttgggatttattccaaataacccactgtccaattaacaatatattcatcaatcacatcattcaaatcaacAACTAAAATATAGTCtctgttttctttttaaaataagaaattatttattcattatattcaaataacccgagatcaaacaaggcctaagaaaATTTGTGGGAAACTTTAGTCATCACATTTTAGTTCTCAATAAGGTGTTCTTGCAGATTCTCCTCTTAGGAAAAACTTAAGGCTgaaaaattcaaagaaaatgTGGTCCATCGACGTTTCGTTGTATCTTCTTTCTATCCAGAAAACTGGAAACTGTTAATTTCTTCTGGTGTTTTCCTAATTTCAGATTTATTTCATTCTACAACTTCCATTAAGTGCAAAATTATGTCTAGGATCATAACATTTCAGCTTATGTTAACATTTCATAGTATTGAATATATTGGTGCTTGATATATTTACTTTTGTGTTCTAAGTCATACCAGACAAGCTTAACGTCAATTGACCTCCTGAGGGAGCAGCAGAAGATCTTATCTGGAGAGGTGTCACTCCATTTCAGTGCATTGAAAAGATTATCGTTGGATGTTTCAAGCAATCCCGAGAAAGAATATGTTCATGTGAGACTCTTCTACACTTGGTTTTAACATTTATCTTTTTCAGGAGTAGAACAGAACTATAATACAATTTTCATTACCCGTCAtctttgtcttatataaaaggAGGAAATAAGAGAATTGAATGATACAATCAAGAAAAAGAACGATCATATTGCTTTGTTGGAAAAGCAAATAATTGATTCCATGATCACATATCATGACAAGGTGGAGAATGTGGAAGCATCCCTGGTGAGttctgattttcaaatatttgcCTACAACTAATTATTTTGTTAGCAGCATAACCAAATTTTCGTTTCGTGCTGCAGACTGTGGCTGATTTAATGCCCCAACTAAATGACATGTCATTCGAACTTGAGGTAATGGAGTTGCATGTGATAGGAGTTCTAACTGATTCCCCAACATTCTGTTCAGTAACAGAACAAATCTTTGTGTTCATCTGGTTAATAAGATTGCAATTTTTATGCTTATGATgccacaaatatatataaataaaaacgtGTGTTGAGAAAGTTATACTTGGGGATTGAATTATACTATCTAaatattttccttttcttaATCAGGTTAAAGTTGCTGATAACAGAGTAATTCAAGATCAACTTGATGAAAAGGTTTGTCACAAATTCACAAATACTGGAAAATATGTGCATAGTCTATTTAGTAcctcttagagcttgtttgatgtagtcccttttttttcttctaaatctGATCTTTTGAAGGAAAAAGAAAACTCGTTTGATGAAAAATTggtaatgattttaaaattagagtgtattttagtaatttagttGATGATGCAAATACCCACCTTCATCAAAACGCCTTGTATTACTAGTACAAGAATCCATTCTAATGAGTAGTTTATTGCATGTCAGATCCATGAATGCGAAGAAATGCAAGAAACAGTAGCATCTTTGAAAGAGCAGCTCTCGGACGCTCTAGAGCTCAAGAATGTGAGCCCATTGGACATATCTAGACGCCTGTATGAGTTAAAATCTATGCAGGGTGAAATTTGCATGGATGGAAAAGGTTCGGTTGTGAAAGATTCAACGATACTGCTGCAGGCAAAGGTTCGTTTCTATTATCTATTACAATTTAAGTGTGTATGTCCCAAATTAACTGAACTCATTATTCCCTCTTCCTTTCGGACTGCAGACAAAAGAAATAGAAGAACTCAAAGAAAAGGTAGCTGAATTAACAGAGGAAAAAGAGCAGCTAGAACTTCGAAACCAGAAGCTGGCAGAAGAGAGTTCATATGCAAAAGGATTAGCTTCTGCTGCAGCAGTTGAGCTTAAAGCATTATCAGAAGAAGTTGCAAAACTCATGACACGCAATGAAAATTTAACTGCCCAATTCGCAACAACACAAAAGAGTTCTTCTCCTagtcaacaacaacaacaacgtAAACCCATCTCCACTCCTCGAAATATCAGGAGAATCGACAACAACAACAGTCATGTGAAACGAAAAGAACCAGCTGTTCTACCAGCAGAGGTCAAGAGAGAGCTAGCAATGAACCGGGAGAGAGAACTTTCATATGAAGCTGCTTTAGCAGAAAAGGAGCAAAGAGAAGGTGAGCTACATAGAAAGATAGAAGAATCAAAACAAAAAGAAGCCAATCTTGAGAATGAACTAGCTAACATGTGGGTGCTTGTGGCCAAGCTTAAGAAAACTCATGAAGCTGAAACTGATCTTACTGACCCACTTGAACTTTGGAACTAATTGACTGGATAATGTAATGTGTGATTGTGCGTGTGTGTGTGTGTAATTAGAAACCTTCCATTTTCTGACATGACAATTAAGGTATTGAACTGCTCaagtaagaaagaaagaagcAAATTGGCATAATAGATAAAGAGTGTTATTGGGAAAACAAAGTGGAAGAAACAATAAAAAgatgggggggggggggggggtaaAAGCATTAATTGGTTTTCTGATCAGGCATGGGGAAAAGTCCAGATCCAGCAGCTCCACGGGGCGGGGAGAATCCTAAGAACTTCTGCAAATTAGTACGAATACTAATGGAACATAGAAAGTACAAGAAAGGCATGGAACAATCGGTCATATCTTCTCCTTGCAATCCTCTGTGGCTCATCTTCTGGACGAGTCTGATGGGAATGAATGGCAATTTAGCTACGGTCTTGCCTTCCAAAAGGGAATTGAGGAGTCCGAAGACGACGAAGAGGACTAGGGCAACGACGGCGCCGGACTTGAACTTGAAGAGAGATAGATCGCGGCTGGATTCCTTGATAGTGGACTCGACGCGATCGATCTTCTTGGTTTTGGATTTCTTGAGATTGAGTTTTGAGGAGGGAGTGGAGTCGGTTTTCATGGTCTCGAGCTTCTTGGAGGCCTTGTCGATGGAGGATTTGAGAGATTTGTAGGAGTTGGTACGGTAGATGAGGAGCCATGAGATGGCTTCGCAGATCACAGCTGTGCAGATTGAGATTCCAACAACAGTGAGTCCATCTCCGTACTTCATATGAGAGAAGAGAGTAGCGGCCATAGCTCTGCTAAGATCTATCAATACTCAGCTGCTGTGAtccaaagagaaagagagagagaaagaaaggaAAGAGGAGTGGGGGGTTTTGATGATTGATCCAACTGGTTTAACTTTTTAAGGCCTTAAACAAAGTCTTCTTCCTCACTTCTCACCTCATCCAGTATAactctaaaataaattcaaattataattactgAAATCACATTCTtctattcaataaataattaaatcatccaatcaaaaaaataatttattttaaattaatatttaattcccGTCATTTCTTAAACTTTTTGAGGTGagtcaataaaaaataataaaaaaaaagataaaatagtcCACATAAAATAATAGGaggtaaatttaaaattgatatatcattagtttcaaatcaaatttcttaataattaCTTAATGTTCTGACATCATTTAACCTCAGTCATTCTTTATAAGAGACTCTAGATATCAACTACTCCGATATCACTTACTTAGCTCGAACacactttataaaaaaactatatataccAACTACCAAACAATGCAAAAGTAGTTGAGTCGCTCATTCCATAAAATCATAAGACTCTAAATTCAAGTTCTAAATTCAAGTGGTCTTGATTGAGTCAAAAGACCATAATcatcttttgtttgatcatCCTTTCAGGGTGTAAGGGAAATGATCAGAAACGACAAAAttttatctttgaaaaatcaaagatgaaaTTGGTTCTTAACTTGTTCGTCGTCGCGAGAAAAAAGACAAACTAgacgaaacgacgtcgtttttgGGCGAAGGTGCGGACGTCTGAGTTTTTCGTCCGCGTTCCGTCTGCGCCGTTGCGTCCGAGTTAACGACGTTGAGACGCCCATCTGCTGATCTGCTGTTGCGCGGAAGCGCTTCCGCTGTAGCGGGCTACGCGGCTGAATGCTGGGTGCTGGATGGTAATTCATTGCTCATCCGATGACTGTGAGGTTTGCTGCACTGAGTTTTTTTATTTCGGCTGCACCAGATTCCGGTCATTTTCCAGCATTGGAGcttgtttaaaattgatttttttaaaatatttataatttacaaaatatttttaataaacatgacattattttgttcatttattttatttttatatttttagagtttaataaataatttatttaggataaatgtatataatatttatcttaaattatttattttaattctctttgatttttttttaaattaatttgagataagataattacaatatttctctcaaaaaaatttattatcttaattaattatgattcaattattacaataattaatgtaattaattataattaaatattttaattttataactaaattttaGGACTTACAATTGTAATAAAGCACAAATGGTCACTTAAATGAAAAAAGTAACTAGTACtccaaccaaaatcaaaattcCTACCAATGTTCAATCTCCATAGTATCTTATCCCAAAATGTCATTAAATATCAACAAGACCAAATTCTCTATTACCTGAGTTGTTATGGTGTGTGTTTTTAATTAGATCTTATTGATCTGCGTGACCACTTATCTGataaataaaccaaatgaaaTTGTTAACATAacttattacaataattatcataagtttaaatatattatatccaATCAATACAACATCAAACATCTACAAAAAAAGTTGgcataaaagaaaatcaactaACCATATGGAGCAATCTCATCTAGGATCTCCACTTCTTTGTGAACAAATTGAGGAGTAGCTGGAATAACTTAGTCTCTCCTTATATTTAGGTGGTTCTAAAACTCGAACTTTCGTCTTTGAATTATTTTCCCCACTTCATCAAAATCATTGTCATCCTCCCAATCCCTGAGTCAAGACCAATTGATTTTGATACTGACATTCATTACCAATAGCGATCACTGGTTTTATTGTTGCCATTTCTTTGTACTGAGCATTTGAACTCTAAATGTTCTAATTATTGGTCTTGGAAAAGTCTACAGCTGAATGGATCAAATGTAGGCTGCTAAAAAAAATGGCCCTGCCCCTTAGATGAAGATTGGGTGACACCATGATCATACAAAATCCTTGAGAAGATGGAGGAGGACAATGCTGAAAAGACTATGAAATCTTGAACTGAAAGAGAAGAAGGTATTAGCAGAGTTATCATAGGTCAGATTGAAATTGTTCTTCAAATCTATTACTAAGCAAGACAGACAGAGATGACAAGAGTACAccattgaagaagaaggaaggtTTGAATATTTCAATGCCAAATCCAAAACCAATACACTCTCTCTGattacaaaaacaacaaattatatGCGGAAATCTGAATGTAATTCTATTAAACCAGTTCCACTATGCTATGAGCTGCTGAACTTCAACACAGCTAGATACAAACCAGGCTCATCTACAAATTCGCTCATCTCAAATGAGCAAGAACCAGCCACCTTCTCCACTGTCCCCTTATCGGGTAACTGCGAGACGATAACATCAGGGTTTTGCCGCCTCTGCTCCTCCAATGCCTCTCTCCCCTGAGGATGACTTATCACGATTCTAGCACCTGAATTCATTACAAGTTACACAATTAAACACAACATCAAAAGGAAAGCTTTACTCAATTGAAGAAGAATCATACCTGGAGAACACCGAGAGGAAATAGTTTGGAGAATCTGATCGAGCTTCAAAGGTGAAGCTGGAAGGAAGTAAAGGAAAACCACATCAAAACTTTCCCATTTGCTAGGAACATGAATAATCTCTCCTTGCCAACATTTTACAGAGTCGTACATCTCCTTTATACCGGCTAACACAAACAACGACTCATGAACGACTAGCAACAACTTGGGTGATGAACAATTTTCGACTACTCGATCCACAAACCCTTCCGAACCCAAACAGACTAAAACCCTCGAATCTTCTCGTATTTCTCCAGCCGATATTATCCGGTCGAAGTTTGTGCCCTCGGATTCTAGAAATGACCAGTCTTTCTCGACGATTTCTTGGAAATGGATAGCTGAAGACGGTGCCTCCTCCTCTTCTCTCGAAGGAACTGCTGCTGCGCCAATGGGAGATTTGACATTGCGAGATAAACGAGAAAATGGAGAGGAACCCGTTCGTCGGAGAGATAATGATAGAGAGGGGTTGTTGTACTTAGAAGAAAGGTTTAGATGAGGCTGAAGGCCAAACGACGACCGGCGATGAGGGGTGAGACAGGGTAAGGAGGAGGAGAGAGGCGAAAGAACGGAATTCAACTTCATTATTAATTGTTGTAACTTCAGTCTCATGGTCACTCCATAAATAGTAAGGGTTTgctttttcaattaaaaattccacttttaattataattgtcatctattaaaaatttacttatttaatttataactaaagGAATGActttcgaaaaaaaaaaaaaaaaaaacactcagAGACTCATCCGTGGAGTTTGTTGTGGTCAAGAAGATattattttgtcatatttatttttcgtCGATGACACGCTCTACATTGTTTATGCTACCTATGAGAATTTAaacattttcgaaatattttatgattattcGGTGAATGTTTCGGTCTTCGagttaatattaataagtcataaatcattttttcaaattatgttttgaataaaaaaatgatgagGTTGACAAATATGTTAAGGTTCAAAAATTGTGGTCTTCCGTCATCATATCTTT is part of the Impatiens glandulifera chromosome 1, dImpGla2.1, whole genome shotgun sequence genome and encodes:
- the LOC124920810 gene encoding uncharacterized protein LOC124920810 → MKLNSVLSPLSSSLPCLTPHRRSSFGLQPHLNLSSKYNNPSLSLSLRRTGSSPFSRLSRNVKSPIGAAAVPSREEEEAPSSAIHFQEIVEKDWSFLESEGTNFDRIISAGEIREDSRVLVCLGSEGFVDRVVENCSSPKLLLVVHESLFVLAGIKEMYDSVKCWQGEIIHVPSKWESFDVVFLYFLPASPLKLDQILQTISSRCSPGARIVISHPQGREALEEQRRQNPDVIVSQLPDKGTVEKVAGSCSFEMSEFVDEPGLYLAVLKFSSS